One stretch of Ictalurus punctatus breed USDA103 chromosome 5, Coco_2.0, whole genome shotgun sequence DNA includes these proteins:
- the LOC108265193 gene encoding kinesin-like protein KIF2A isoform X5, producing the protein MAVNLSKIVVKVKLSDGRIHQAMVTSLNEDNESVTVEWIENGDTKGKEIDLECIFSLNSDVAPEEEISLSPITPPPPTPTSMKVNKIPKNRRTIAPGRAEIPSRDNKARRKSNCVKDVEKMQEKRERRRLQQQELREKRAQEVDTTVPNYEIMQMIRDFRASMDYRPLTTADLIEERRICVCVRKRPLNKKELTAKELDVLTIPSKHVVLVHEPKQNVDLTRYLENQTFRFDYAFDDSTSNEMVYRFTARPLVETIFDRGMATCFAYGQTGSGKTHTMGGDFSGKNQDCSKGIYALAARDVFLMLKKPNYKKLDLQVYATFFEIYSGKVFDLLNRKTKLRVMEDGKQQVQVVGLQEKEVRCTEDVLKLIEVGNSCRTSGQISANAHSSRSHAVFQIILRRKGKMHGKFSLIDLAGNERGADTSSADRRTRLEGAEINKSLLALKECIRALGQNKPHTPFRASKLTHVLRDSFIGENSKTCMIATISPGMASCENTLNTLRYANRVKELTVDPNTMAEGVRPNINAITELDIMEEEWELSSSPQRDDLKLLCEQNEEEVSPQLFTFHELVSQLVEMEEQVLEDHRAVFQRSIRWLEDEKVLLEMTEEVDYDVDSYSSQLEHILDQKIDVLIELRDKVRSFRSALQKEEQAKPQESDRSPNLTRAMH; encoded by the exons ATGGCGGTAAACTTAAGTAAAATTGTCGTGAAGGTAAAACTGAGTGACG GGCGAATACATCAGGCCATGGTAACGTCTTTAAACGAAGACAACGAAAGTGTTACTGTGGAGTGGATAGAAAATGGAGACACGAAAGGAAAAGAG attgatctagagtgtatattttcactAAACTCAGATGTTGCTCCAGAGGAGGAGATTTCTCTGAGCCCTATAACACCACCTCCTCCCACACCTACCTCTATGAAGGTCAACAAGATCCCCAAG AATCGAAGGACTATCGCTCCTGGAAGGGCTGAGATCCCATCCAGAGACAATAAAG CGAGGAGGAAGTCCAACTGTGTGAAAGATGTAGAGAAAAtgcaggagaagagagagaggcggcGACTGCAGCAGCAAGAGCTAAGGGAGAAGAGAGCGCAG GAGGTGGACACGACAGTCCCCAACTATGAAATAATGCAGATGATCAGAGATTTTAGGGCAAGTATGGATTACAGACCACTAACCACAGCGGATTTG ATTGAAGAGCGCCgaatatgtgtttgtgtgaggaAGCGCCCTCTTAACAAAAAAG AACTCACTGCAAAGGAGCTGGATGTGCTCACCATCCCCAGTAAACATGTCGTCTTGGTCCATGAGCCTAAGCAGAATGTGGACCTCACCCGATACCTAGAGAATCAAACCTTTCGCTTTGATTATGCCTTTGACGACAGTACATCAAATGAAATGGTTTACag GTTTACAGCAAGACCTTTAGTGGAAACGATCTTTGACAGAGGAATGGCTACATGCTTTGCGTACGGCCAAACCGGAAGTGGGAAAACGCAC ACCATGGGTGGAGATTTTTCTGGAAAGAACCAGGATTGCTCAAAAGGAATCTATGCATTAGCTG CTCGTGATGTTTTCCTTATGCTGAAGAAACCCAACTACAAGAAGTTGGATCTTCAAGTCTACGCAACCTTCTTTGAAATTTACAGTGGAAAG GTGTTTGACTTGCTGAACCGTAAAACAAAGCTGCGTGTAATGGAGGATGGGAAACAGCAGGTGCAAGTGGTTGGGCTGCAGGAGAAAGAGGTCAGATGCACTGAAGATGTCCTCAAGCTCATTGAGGTCGGAAACAGCTGCAG AACTTCAGGACAGATTTCTGCCAACGCTCACTCATCCCGAAGCCACGCTGTCTTCCAGATTATTCTGCGCAGGAAAGGGAAGATGCACGGCAAGTTTTCATTGATTGACCTGGCAGGGAACGAGCGTGGCGCTGATACATCCAGTGCTGACCGCCGGACACGGCTGGAGGGAGCAGAGATCAACAAGAGCCTACTTGCACTGAAG GAGTGTATTAGAGCCCTGGGGCAGAACAAACCGCACACGCCGTTCAGAGCCAGCAAACTTACGCACGTGCTCAGAGACTCATTCATCGGCGAGAACTCGAAGACGTGCATG ATTGCCACCATTTCTCCTGGAATGGCTTCCTGTgaaaacactctgaacacactACGATATGCCAACAG AGTGAAGGAGCTGACCGTGGACCCGAACACCATGGCTGAAGGAGTGCGACCCAACATCAACGCTATCACCGAGCTGGACATCATGGAGGAAGAGTGGGAACTGAGTAGCTCCCCTCAGAGAGATGACCTCAAGCTGCTCTGTGAACAGAAT GAAGAGGAAGTGTCTCCTCAGCTCTTCACCTTCCATGAATTGGTGTCCCAGCTGGTGGAGATGGAGGAGCAGGTACTGGAGGACCACCGAGCAGTGTTTCAG AGGTCAATTAGATGGCTGGAGGATGAGAAGGTTCTGCTGGAGATGACTGAGGAGGTGGATTATGATGTAGACTCCTACTCTTCCCAGCTTGAGCACATACTGGACCAGAAGATCGACGTCCTGATTGAACTCAGAG ATAAAGTGAGGTCGTTCCGCTCAGCCCTGCAGAAAGAGGAACAAGCCA AGCCTCAGGAAAGTGACAGATCACCCAACCTCACTCGAGCCATGCACTAG
- the LOC108265193 gene encoding kinesin-like protein KIF2A isoform X6, with protein MAVNLSKIVVKVKLSDARRKSNCVKDVEKMQEKRERRRLQQQELREKRAQEVDTTVPNYEIMQMIRDFRASMDYRPLTTADLIEERRICVCVRKRPLNKKELTAKELDVLTIPSKHVVLVHEPKQNVDLTRYLENQTFRFDYAFDDSTSNEMVYRFTARPLVETIFDRGMATCFAYGQTGSGKTHTMGGDFSGKNQDCSKGIYALAARDVFLMLKKPNYKKLDLQVYATFFEIYSGKVFDLLNRKTKLRVMEDGKQQVQVVGLQEKEVRCTEDVLKLIEVGNSCRTSGQISANAHSSRSHAVFQIILRRKGKMHGKFSLIDLAGNERGADTSSADRRTRLEGAEINKSLLALKECIRALGQNKPHTPFRASKLTHVLRDSFIGENSKTCMIATISPGMASCENTLNTLRYANRVKELTVDPNTMAEGVRPNINAITELDIMEEEWELSSSPQRDDLKLLCEQNEEEVSPQLFTFHELVSQLVEMEEQVLEDHRAVFQRSIRWLEDEKVLLEMTEEVDYDVDSYSSQLEHILDQKIDVLIELRDKVRSFRSALQKEEQAKPQESDRSPNLTRAMH; from the exons ATGGCGGTAAACTTAAGTAAAATTGTCGTGAAGGTAAAACTGAGTGACG CGAGGAGGAAGTCCAACTGTGTGAAAGATGTAGAGAAAAtgcaggagaagagagagaggcggcGACTGCAGCAGCAAGAGCTAAGGGAGAAGAGAGCGCAG GAGGTGGACACGACAGTCCCCAACTATGAAATAATGCAGATGATCAGAGATTTTAGGGCAAGTATGGATTACAGACCACTAACCACAGCGGATTTG ATTGAAGAGCGCCgaatatgtgtttgtgtgaggaAGCGCCCTCTTAACAAAAAAG AACTCACTGCAAAGGAGCTGGATGTGCTCACCATCCCCAGTAAACATGTCGTCTTGGTCCATGAGCCTAAGCAGAATGTGGACCTCACCCGATACCTAGAGAATCAAACCTTTCGCTTTGATTATGCCTTTGACGACAGTACATCAAATGAAATGGTTTACag GTTTACAGCAAGACCTTTAGTGGAAACGATCTTTGACAGAGGAATGGCTACATGCTTTGCGTACGGCCAAACCGGAAGTGGGAAAACGCAC ACCATGGGTGGAGATTTTTCTGGAAAGAACCAGGATTGCTCAAAAGGAATCTATGCATTAGCTG CTCGTGATGTTTTCCTTATGCTGAAGAAACCCAACTACAAGAAGTTGGATCTTCAAGTCTACGCAACCTTCTTTGAAATTTACAGTGGAAAG GTGTTTGACTTGCTGAACCGTAAAACAAAGCTGCGTGTAATGGAGGATGGGAAACAGCAGGTGCAAGTGGTTGGGCTGCAGGAGAAAGAGGTCAGATGCACTGAAGATGTCCTCAAGCTCATTGAGGTCGGAAACAGCTGCAG AACTTCAGGACAGATTTCTGCCAACGCTCACTCATCCCGAAGCCACGCTGTCTTCCAGATTATTCTGCGCAGGAAAGGGAAGATGCACGGCAAGTTTTCATTGATTGACCTGGCAGGGAACGAGCGTGGCGCTGATACATCCAGTGCTGACCGCCGGACACGGCTGGAGGGAGCAGAGATCAACAAGAGCCTACTTGCACTGAAG GAGTGTATTAGAGCCCTGGGGCAGAACAAACCGCACACGCCGTTCAGAGCCAGCAAACTTACGCACGTGCTCAGAGACTCATTCATCGGCGAGAACTCGAAGACGTGCATG ATTGCCACCATTTCTCCTGGAATGGCTTCCTGTgaaaacactctgaacacactACGATATGCCAACAG AGTGAAGGAGCTGACCGTGGACCCGAACACCATGGCTGAAGGAGTGCGACCCAACATCAACGCTATCACCGAGCTGGACATCATGGAGGAAGAGTGGGAACTGAGTAGCTCCCCTCAGAGAGATGACCTCAAGCTGCTCTGTGAACAGAAT GAAGAGGAAGTGTCTCCTCAGCTCTTCACCTTCCATGAATTGGTGTCCCAGCTGGTGGAGATGGAGGAGCAGGTACTGGAGGACCACCGAGCAGTGTTTCAG AGGTCAATTAGATGGCTGGAGGATGAGAAGGTTCTGCTGGAGATGACTGAGGAGGTGGATTATGATGTAGACTCCTACTCTTCCCAGCTTGAGCACATACTGGACCAGAAGATCGACGTCCTGATTGAACTCAGAG ATAAAGTGAGGTCGTTCCGCTCAGCCCTGCAGAAAGAGGAACAAGCCA AGCCTCAGGAAAGTGACAGATCACCCAACCTCACTCGAGCCATGCACTAG
- the LOC108265193 gene encoding kinesin-like protein KIF2A isoform X4, producing the protein MVTSLNEDNESVTVEWIENGDTKGKEIDLECIFSLNSDVAPEEEISLSPITPPPPTPTSMKVNKIPKNRRTIAPGRAEIPSRDNKVGSTRARPGQQQPESALPPPAQQPAQPTQSQTQQNQQQLQNARRKSNCVKDVEKMQEKRERRRLQQQELREKRAQEVDTTVPNYEIMQMIRDFRASMDYRPLTTADLIEERRICVCVRKRPLNKKELTAKELDVLTIPSKHVVLVHEPKQNVDLTRYLENQTFRFDYAFDDSTSNEMVYRFTARPLVETIFDRGMATCFAYGQTGSGKTHTMGGDFSGKNQDCSKGIYALAARDVFLMLKKPNYKKLDLQVYATFFEIYSGKVFDLLNRKTKLRVMEDGKQQVQVVGLQEKEVRCTEDVLKLIEVGNSCRTSGQISANAHSSRSHAVFQIILRRKGKMHGKFSLIDLAGNERGADTSSADRRTRLEGAEINKSLLALKECIRALGQNKPHTPFRASKLTHVLRDSFIGENSKTCMIATISPGMASCENTLNTLRYANRVKELTVDPNTMAEGVRPNINAITELDIMEEEWELSSSPQRDDLKLLCEQNEEEVSPQLFTFHELVSQLVEMEEQVLEDHRAVFQRSIRWLEDEKVLLEMTEEVDYDVDSYSSQLEHILDQKIDVLIELRDKVRSFRSALQKEEQAKPQESDRSPNLTRAMH; encoded by the exons ATGGTAACGTCTTTAAACGAAGACAACGAAAGTGTTACTGTGGAGTGGATAGAAAATGGAGACACGAAAGGAAAAGAG attgatctagagtgtatattttcactAAACTCAGATGTTGCTCCAGAGGAGGAGATTTCTCTGAGCCCTATAACACCACCTCCTCCCACACCTACCTCTATGAAGGTCAACAAGATCCCCAAG AATCGAAGGACTATCGCTCCTGGAAGGGCTGAGATCCCATCCAGAGACAATAAAG TCGGATCAACTCGGGCGCGTCCTGGCCAGCAGCAGCCAGAGTCAGCCCTCCCTCCACCTGCTCAGCAACCAGCTCAACCTACACAGTCCCAAACAcagcagaaccaacaacagctGCAGAATG CGAGGAGGAAGTCCAACTGTGTGAAAGATGTAGAGAAAAtgcaggagaagagagagaggcggcGACTGCAGCAGCAAGAGCTAAGGGAGAAGAGAGCGCAG GAGGTGGACACGACAGTCCCCAACTATGAAATAATGCAGATGATCAGAGATTTTAGGGCAAGTATGGATTACAGACCACTAACCACAGCGGATTTG ATTGAAGAGCGCCgaatatgtgtttgtgtgaggaAGCGCCCTCTTAACAAAAAAG AACTCACTGCAAAGGAGCTGGATGTGCTCACCATCCCCAGTAAACATGTCGTCTTGGTCCATGAGCCTAAGCAGAATGTGGACCTCACCCGATACCTAGAGAATCAAACCTTTCGCTTTGATTATGCCTTTGACGACAGTACATCAAATGAAATGGTTTACag GTTTACAGCAAGACCTTTAGTGGAAACGATCTTTGACAGAGGAATGGCTACATGCTTTGCGTACGGCCAAACCGGAAGTGGGAAAACGCAC ACCATGGGTGGAGATTTTTCTGGAAAGAACCAGGATTGCTCAAAAGGAATCTATGCATTAGCTG CTCGTGATGTTTTCCTTATGCTGAAGAAACCCAACTACAAGAAGTTGGATCTTCAAGTCTACGCAACCTTCTTTGAAATTTACAGTGGAAAG GTGTTTGACTTGCTGAACCGTAAAACAAAGCTGCGTGTAATGGAGGATGGGAAACAGCAGGTGCAAGTGGTTGGGCTGCAGGAGAAAGAGGTCAGATGCACTGAAGATGTCCTCAAGCTCATTGAGGTCGGAAACAGCTGCAG AACTTCAGGACAGATTTCTGCCAACGCTCACTCATCCCGAAGCCACGCTGTCTTCCAGATTATTCTGCGCAGGAAAGGGAAGATGCACGGCAAGTTTTCATTGATTGACCTGGCAGGGAACGAGCGTGGCGCTGATACATCCAGTGCTGACCGCCGGACACGGCTGGAGGGAGCAGAGATCAACAAGAGCCTACTTGCACTGAAG GAGTGTATTAGAGCCCTGGGGCAGAACAAACCGCACACGCCGTTCAGAGCCAGCAAACTTACGCACGTGCTCAGAGACTCATTCATCGGCGAGAACTCGAAGACGTGCATG ATTGCCACCATTTCTCCTGGAATGGCTTCCTGTgaaaacactctgaacacactACGATATGCCAACAG AGTGAAGGAGCTGACCGTGGACCCGAACACCATGGCTGAAGGAGTGCGACCCAACATCAACGCTATCACCGAGCTGGACATCATGGAGGAAGAGTGGGAACTGAGTAGCTCCCCTCAGAGAGATGACCTCAAGCTGCTCTGTGAACAGAAT GAAGAGGAAGTGTCTCCTCAGCTCTTCACCTTCCATGAATTGGTGTCCCAGCTGGTGGAGATGGAGGAGCAGGTACTGGAGGACCACCGAGCAGTGTTTCAG AGGTCAATTAGATGGCTGGAGGATGAGAAGGTTCTGCTGGAGATGACTGAGGAGGTGGATTATGATGTAGACTCCTACTCTTCCCAGCTTGAGCACATACTGGACCAGAAGATCGACGTCCTGATTGAACTCAGAG ATAAAGTGAGGTCGTTCCGCTCAGCCCTGCAGAAAGAGGAACAAGCCA AGCCTCAGGAAAGTGACAGATCACCCAACCTCACTCGAGCCATGCACTAG
- the LOC108265193 gene encoding kinesin-like protein KIF2A isoform X1 codes for MAVNLSKIVVKVKLSDGRIHQAMVTSLNEDNESVTVEWIENGDTKGKEIDLECIFSLNSDVAPEEEISLSPITPPPPTPTSMKVNKIPKNRRTIAPGRAEIPSRDNKVGSTRARPGQQQPESALPPPAQQPAQPTQSQTQQNQQQLQNARRKSNCVKDVEKMQEKRERRRLQQQELREKRAQEVDTTVPNYEIMQMIRDFRASMDYRPLTTADLIEERRICVCVRKRPLNKKELTAKELDVLTIPSKHVVLVHEPKQNVDLTRYLENQTFRFDYAFDDSTSNEMVYRFTARPLVETIFDRGMATCFAYGQTGSGKTHTMGGDFSGKNQDCSKGIYALAARDVFLMLKKPNYKKLDLQVYATFFEIYSGKVFDLLNRKTKLRVMEDGKQQVQVVGLQEKEVRCTEDVLKLIEVGNSCRTSGQISANAHSSRSHAVFQIILRRKGKMHGKFSLIDLAGNERGADTSSADRRTRLEGAEINKSLLALKECIRALGQNKPHTPFRASKLTHVLRDSFIGENSKTCMIATISPGMASCENTLNTLRYANRVKELTVDPNTMAEGVRPNINAITELDIMEEEWELSSSPQRDDLKLLCEQNEEEVSPQLFTFHELVSQLVEMEEQVLEDHRAVFQRSIRWLEDEKVLLEMTEEVDYDVDSYSSQLEHILDQKIDVLIELRDKVRSFRSALQKEEQAKPQESDRSPNLTRAMH; via the exons ATGGCGGTAAACTTAAGTAAAATTGTCGTGAAGGTAAAACTGAGTGACG GGCGAATACATCAGGCCATGGTAACGTCTTTAAACGAAGACAACGAAAGTGTTACTGTGGAGTGGATAGAAAATGGAGACACGAAAGGAAAAGAG attgatctagagtgtatattttcactAAACTCAGATGTTGCTCCAGAGGAGGAGATTTCTCTGAGCCCTATAACACCACCTCCTCCCACACCTACCTCTATGAAGGTCAACAAGATCCCCAAG AATCGAAGGACTATCGCTCCTGGAAGGGCTGAGATCCCATCCAGAGACAATAAAG TCGGATCAACTCGGGCGCGTCCTGGCCAGCAGCAGCCAGAGTCAGCCCTCCCTCCACCTGCTCAGCAACCAGCTCAACCTACACAGTCCCAAACAcagcagaaccaacaacagctGCAGAATG CGAGGAGGAAGTCCAACTGTGTGAAAGATGTAGAGAAAAtgcaggagaagagagagaggcggcGACTGCAGCAGCAAGAGCTAAGGGAGAAGAGAGCGCAG GAGGTGGACACGACAGTCCCCAACTATGAAATAATGCAGATGATCAGAGATTTTAGGGCAAGTATGGATTACAGACCACTAACCACAGCGGATTTG ATTGAAGAGCGCCgaatatgtgtttgtgtgaggaAGCGCCCTCTTAACAAAAAAG AACTCACTGCAAAGGAGCTGGATGTGCTCACCATCCCCAGTAAACATGTCGTCTTGGTCCATGAGCCTAAGCAGAATGTGGACCTCACCCGATACCTAGAGAATCAAACCTTTCGCTTTGATTATGCCTTTGACGACAGTACATCAAATGAAATGGTTTACag GTTTACAGCAAGACCTTTAGTGGAAACGATCTTTGACAGAGGAATGGCTACATGCTTTGCGTACGGCCAAACCGGAAGTGGGAAAACGCAC ACCATGGGTGGAGATTTTTCTGGAAAGAACCAGGATTGCTCAAAAGGAATCTATGCATTAGCTG CTCGTGATGTTTTCCTTATGCTGAAGAAACCCAACTACAAGAAGTTGGATCTTCAAGTCTACGCAACCTTCTTTGAAATTTACAGTGGAAAG GTGTTTGACTTGCTGAACCGTAAAACAAAGCTGCGTGTAATGGAGGATGGGAAACAGCAGGTGCAAGTGGTTGGGCTGCAGGAGAAAGAGGTCAGATGCACTGAAGATGTCCTCAAGCTCATTGAGGTCGGAAACAGCTGCAG AACTTCAGGACAGATTTCTGCCAACGCTCACTCATCCCGAAGCCACGCTGTCTTCCAGATTATTCTGCGCAGGAAAGGGAAGATGCACGGCAAGTTTTCATTGATTGACCTGGCAGGGAACGAGCGTGGCGCTGATACATCCAGTGCTGACCGCCGGACACGGCTGGAGGGAGCAGAGATCAACAAGAGCCTACTTGCACTGAAG GAGTGTATTAGAGCCCTGGGGCAGAACAAACCGCACACGCCGTTCAGAGCCAGCAAACTTACGCACGTGCTCAGAGACTCATTCATCGGCGAGAACTCGAAGACGTGCATG ATTGCCACCATTTCTCCTGGAATGGCTTCCTGTgaaaacactctgaacacactACGATATGCCAACAG AGTGAAGGAGCTGACCGTGGACCCGAACACCATGGCTGAAGGAGTGCGACCCAACATCAACGCTATCACCGAGCTGGACATCATGGAGGAAGAGTGGGAACTGAGTAGCTCCCCTCAGAGAGATGACCTCAAGCTGCTCTGTGAACAGAAT GAAGAGGAAGTGTCTCCTCAGCTCTTCACCTTCCATGAATTGGTGTCCCAGCTGGTGGAGATGGAGGAGCAGGTACTGGAGGACCACCGAGCAGTGTTTCAG AGGTCAATTAGATGGCTGGAGGATGAGAAGGTTCTGCTGGAGATGACTGAGGAGGTGGATTATGATGTAGACTCCTACTCTTCCCAGCTTGAGCACATACTGGACCAGAAGATCGACGTCCTGATTGAACTCAGAG ATAAAGTGAGGTCGTTCCGCTCAGCCCTGCAGAAAGAGGAACAAGCCA AGCCTCAGGAAAGTGACAGATCACCCAACCTCACTCGAGCCATGCACTAG
- the LOC108265193 gene encoding kinesin-like protein KIF2A isoform X3 gives MAVNLSKIVVKVKLSDGRIHQAMVTSLNEDNESVTVEWIENGDTKGKEIDLECIFSLNSDVAPEEEISLSPITPPPPTPTSMKVNKIPKNRRTIAPGRAEIPSRDNKVGSTRARPGQQQPESALPPPAQQPAQPTQSQTQQNQQQLQNARRKSNCVKDVEKMQEKRERRRLQQQELREKRAQEVDTTVPNYEIMQMIRDFRASMDYRPLTTADLIEERRICVCVRKRPLNKKELTAKELDVLTIPSKHVVLVHEPKQNVDLTRYLENQTFRFDYAFDDSTSNEMVYRFTARPLVETIFDRGMATCFAYGQTGSGKTHTMGGDFSGKNQDCSKGIYALAARDVFLMLKKPNYKKLDLQVYATFFEIYSGKVFDLLNRKTKLRVMEDGKQQVQVVGLQEKEVRCTEDVLKLIEVGNSCRTSGQISANAHSSRSHAVFQIILRRKGKMHGKFSLIDLAGNERGADTSSADRRTRLEGAEINKSLLALKECIRALGQNKPHTPFRASKLTHVLRDSFIGENSKTCMIATISPGMASCENTLNTLRYANRVKELTVDPNTMAEGVRPNINAITELDIMEEEWELSSSPQRDDLKLLCEQNEEEVSPQLFTFHELVSQLVEMEEQVLEDHRAVFQRSIRWLEDEKVLLEMTEEVDYDVDSYSSQLEHILDQKIDVLIELRDKVRSFRSALQKEEQAITLFNFQLSE, from the exons ATGGCGGTAAACTTAAGTAAAATTGTCGTGAAGGTAAAACTGAGTGACG GGCGAATACATCAGGCCATGGTAACGTCTTTAAACGAAGACAACGAAAGTGTTACTGTGGAGTGGATAGAAAATGGAGACACGAAAGGAAAAGAG attgatctagagtgtatattttcactAAACTCAGATGTTGCTCCAGAGGAGGAGATTTCTCTGAGCCCTATAACACCACCTCCTCCCACACCTACCTCTATGAAGGTCAACAAGATCCCCAAG AATCGAAGGACTATCGCTCCTGGAAGGGCTGAGATCCCATCCAGAGACAATAAAG TCGGATCAACTCGGGCGCGTCCTGGCCAGCAGCAGCCAGAGTCAGCCCTCCCTCCACCTGCTCAGCAACCAGCTCAACCTACACAGTCCCAAACAcagcagaaccaacaacagctGCAGAATG CGAGGAGGAAGTCCAACTGTGTGAAAGATGTAGAGAAAAtgcaggagaagagagagaggcggcGACTGCAGCAGCAAGAGCTAAGGGAGAAGAGAGCGCAG GAGGTGGACACGACAGTCCCCAACTATGAAATAATGCAGATGATCAGAGATTTTAGGGCAAGTATGGATTACAGACCACTAACCACAGCGGATTTG ATTGAAGAGCGCCgaatatgtgtttgtgtgaggaAGCGCCCTCTTAACAAAAAAG AACTCACTGCAAAGGAGCTGGATGTGCTCACCATCCCCAGTAAACATGTCGTCTTGGTCCATGAGCCTAAGCAGAATGTGGACCTCACCCGATACCTAGAGAATCAAACCTTTCGCTTTGATTATGCCTTTGACGACAGTACATCAAATGAAATGGTTTACag GTTTACAGCAAGACCTTTAGTGGAAACGATCTTTGACAGAGGAATGGCTACATGCTTTGCGTACGGCCAAACCGGAAGTGGGAAAACGCAC ACCATGGGTGGAGATTTTTCTGGAAAGAACCAGGATTGCTCAAAAGGAATCTATGCATTAGCTG CTCGTGATGTTTTCCTTATGCTGAAGAAACCCAACTACAAGAAGTTGGATCTTCAAGTCTACGCAACCTTCTTTGAAATTTACAGTGGAAAG GTGTTTGACTTGCTGAACCGTAAAACAAAGCTGCGTGTAATGGAGGATGGGAAACAGCAGGTGCAAGTGGTTGGGCTGCAGGAGAAAGAGGTCAGATGCACTGAAGATGTCCTCAAGCTCATTGAGGTCGGAAACAGCTGCAG AACTTCAGGACAGATTTCTGCCAACGCTCACTCATCCCGAAGCCACGCTGTCTTCCAGATTATTCTGCGCAGGAAAGGGAAGATGCACGGCAAGTTTTCATTGATTGACCTGGCAGGGAACGAGCGTGGCGCTGATACATCCAGTGCTGACCGCCGGACACGGCTGGAGGGAGCAGAGATCAACAAGAGCCTACTTGCACTGAAG GAGTGTATTAGAGCCCTGGGGCAGAACAAACCGCACACGCCGTTCAGAGCCAGCAAACTTACGCACGTGCTCAGAGACTCATTCATCGGCGAGAACTCGAAGACGTGCATG ATTGCCACCATTTCTCCTGGAATGGCTTCCTGTgaaaacactctgaacacactACGATATGCCAACAG AGTGAAGGAGCTGACCGTGGACCCGAACACCATGGCTGAAGGAGTGCGACCCAACATCAACGCTATCACCGAGCTGGACATCATGGAGGAAGAGTGGGAACTGAGTAGCTCCCCTCAGAGAGATGACCTCAAGCTGCTCTGTGAACAGAAT GAAGAGGAAGTGTCTCCTCAGCTCTTCACCTTCCATGAATTGGTGTCCCAGCTGGTGGAGATGGAGGAGCAGGTACTGGAGGACCACCGAGCAGTGTTTCAG AGGTCAATTAGATGGCTGGAGGATGAGAAGGTTCTGCTGGAGATGACTGAGGAGGTGGATTATGATGTAGACTCCTACTCTTCCCAGCTTGAGCACATACTGGACCAGAAGATCGACGTCCTGATTGAACTCAGAG ATAAAGTGAGGTCGTTCCGCTCAGCCCTGCAGAAAGAGGAACAAGCCA TCACACTGTTCAACTTTCAATTGTCTGAATGA